A single region of the Saprospiraceae bacterium genome encodes:
- a CDS encoding cytochrome c oxidase subunit 3 — MATTDTVVEHEVHDDKNLWAGAQEPFQASYGKLMMWYFLLSDAFTFAGFLIAYGSLRFSSPTWPVPDFVFRTHPFGDSELPLIFVTVMSFLLIISSVTMVRGVQEGHRNNIKGVVFWMFLTILGGLGFLSCQAWEWTNLIATEHMTVTRNPFGTHAEAGVYLNEDGTESEETFEVGDSYLIHMAGHGGHGEEAHGTEAHGDEAAGDHGDGHGAASALAPGDYAGHVIDKDGLLHRKFKITEGPNAGTIQAEAFGPKAFGALFFFITGFHGFHVFSGVVFLIIIMVNAGSGLYVKRDNGHEMVEKIGLYWHFVDLVWVFVFLVFYLI, encoded by the coding sequence ATGGCAACAACTGATACAGTAGTTGAGCACGAAGTCCACGATGACAAAAATTTGTGGGCTGGAGCACAGGAACCCTTCCAGGCAAGTTATGGTAAACTGATGATGTGGTATTTCCTGTTGTCGGATGCTTTTACTTTCGCCGGCTTTTTGATCGCTTATGGTTCTTTGCGTTTCAGTAGCCCGACCTGGCCTGTGCCTGATTTTGTGTTTAGAACACACCCTTTTGGGGATAGCGAGCTGCCACTGATTTTCGTAACAGTCATGTCATTCTTGCTGATTATTAGTTCTGTGACTATGGTGCGAGGGGTGCAAGAGGGGCATCGCAATAACATCAAGGGAGTGGTCTTTTGGATGTTCTTGACGATCCTGGGAGGACTTGGATTCCTTAGCTGCCAAGCTTGGGAATGGACCAACCTAATTGCAACGGAGCACATGACCGTGACCCGCAACCCATTTGGTACGCATGCAGAAGCGGGCGTCTATCTGAATGAGGATGGTACAGAATCAGAAGAAACATTTGAAGTTGGTGATAGCTACTTGATCCATATGGCAGGTCATGGTGGACACGGGGAAGAAGCACATGGAACGGAAGCGCATGGCGACGAAGCTGCTGGCGACCACGGCGATGGTCATGGTGCTGCATCAGCCCTTGCTCCAGGCGACTATGCTGGCCATGTCATTGACAAAGATGGTCTACTTCACCGAAAATTCAAAATAACAGAGGGCCCTAATGCAGGAACTATCCAAGCTGAGGCTTTTGGCCCCAAAGCCTTTGGTGCCTTGTTTTTCTTCATTACCGGTTTCCATGGTTTCCACGTATTTTCAGGTGTTGTTTTCTTGATTATCATCATGGTCAACGCAGGCAGTGGTTTGTATGTCAAACGAGATAATGGCCATGAAATGGTAGAGAAAATAGGATTGTATTGGCACTTTGTAGATTTGGTTTGGGTATTTGTATTCCTGGTATTCTACCTGATATAA
- a CDS encoding cytochrome c oxidase subunit 3 yields MEVTVGRQYTRNKIHPKKFALAVACASIMMMFAAFTSAYIVRQAAGNWLEFRLPSLFMVSTAVILLSSLTLHLAYRSFLKEKELAYKGLLLISLVLGLSFVVLQYQGWLSMMEMGVPLKTNPSGDFIYVISGVHAAHVLGGIAALIIAIMHAFVLKFKVTPARKLRFEMTFIYWHFVGFLWLYLMVFFSIQ; encoded by the coding sequence ATGGAAGTGACGGTAGGAAGACAATATACCAGAAATAAGATACATCCCAAGAAATTTGCCTTGGCAGTGGCCTGTGCAAGTATCATGATGATGTTTGCGGCATTTACAAGTGCTTATATTGTAAGGCAAGCAGCAGGCAATTGGCTGGAATTTCGTTTGCCTTCCCTTTTTATGGTAAGTACTGCCGTTATTCTATTGAGTAGTTTGACTTTACATTTAGCTTATCGTTCCTTTCTAAAGGAAAAGGAACTAGCATATAAAGGCTTGTTATTGATAAGTTTAGTACTAGGGTTGTCATTTGTTGTTTTGCAATACCAAGGTTGGTTGAGCATGATGGAAATGGGGGTACCCTTGAAGACAAATCCTTCGGGAGATTTCATATATGTCATCTCTGGAGTACACGCAGCACATGTTTTAGGCGGTATTGCTGCCTTGATCATTGCGATAATGCATGCCTTTGTCTTAAAATTCAAAGTAACACCTGCAAGAAAATTGCGGTTTGAAATGACCTTTATTTATTGGCATTTTGTAGGCTTTTTATGGTTGTATTTGATGGTGTTTTTCTCGATCCAATAA
- the cyoE gene encoding heme o synthase, producing the protein MSVKAIEQRVFSGLVQKVQDYKMLVKLRLSLTVVFSSVMAFLIASNGDWTWSAIGILGLGGFLVTGAANALNQVLEKDFDKLMVRTANRPIAAGRMTLSEGVLAAGFMSLVGISLLALFNPWTAFLGTLAMVSYAFVYTPMKRISPVAVLIGAIPGALPTMIGCVAAEGQLSLLALCLFGIQFFWQFPHFWSIGWLGYEDYSKAGYKLLPMRNGKMDDKETGWQSFLCALCLLPVGMLPYGIGASGLWSAIIVLFLGVGYVIMAWNFYQGPERKTALRLMFYSLGYIPLSLILLFVDKI; encoded by the coding sequence TTGTCCGTAAAAGCAATAGAGCAACGCGTATTTTCTGGCCTTGTACAAAAAGTACAGGATTACAAGATGCTAGTGAAGTTGAGATTATCCCTTACGGTGGTCTTTTCATCGGTGATGGCTTTTCTGATTGCCAGTAATGGTGATTGGACCTGGTCAGCGATAGGCATATTGGGATTGGGAGGCTTTCTTGTGACAGGTGCAGCGAATGCGCTGAATCAGGTGCTAGAAAAAGATTTTGACAAATTGATGGTCCGGACGGCCAACCGGCCGATTGCAGCCGGAAGGATGACGCTGTCCGAAGGTGTTTTAGCTGCCGGCTTTATGAGTCTGGTGGGTATTAGCTTATTGGCTTTGTTTAATCCATGGACGGCTTTTTTGGGTACCTTGGCTATGGTGTCATATGCTTTTGTGTATACACCGATGAAAAGGATTTCACCTGTAGCTGTGCTGATAGGTGCGATACCCGGGGCATTGCCTACGATGATAGGATGTGTGGCGGCTGAAGGGCAACTGAGCCTTTTGGCACTTTGCTTGTTTGGTATCCAATTTTTCTGGCAATTTCCACATTTTTGGTCGATTGGCTGGTTGGGATACGAGGATTACAGCAAAGCAGGATACAAGTTGTTGCCTATGCGCAACGGCAAAATGGACGATAAAGAAACAGGTTGGCAGTCTTTCCTTTGCGCCTTGTGTTTGTTGCCTGTCGGAATGTTACCCTATGGCATAGGTGCGAGTGGGTTATGGTCTGCCATCATTGTGTTATTTCTAGGTGTAGGATACGTGATAATGGCATGGAACTTTTACCAAGGGCCGGAACGAAAAACGGCTTTGCGTTTAATGTTCTATTCTTTGGGTTATATTCCCTTGTCGCTGATTCTTTTATTTGTGGATAAAATATAA
- a CDS encoding cbb3-type cytochrome c oxidase subunit I: MATNVAITAPQSQEDLLIEEFGYDDHFHDHHHGDKYQSNFVTTYIFSQDHKVIAKQFLITGMFWAIIGGLMSLVFRLQLGFPEESMAWLKPILGKWIVVNDAGIGTLAPEFYYALVTMHGTIIVFFVLTAGLSGTFSNLLIPLQVGARDMASPLLNMFSYWFFFLAGVVMFASLFLNTGPFSGGWTAYPPLSALPQASSGSGAGMTLWTVSLVLFVVSVLLGGINYVTTVLNLRTKGMTMWRLPLTIWAFFITAIIGILSFPVLASGFFLMMCDRGLGTSFFLSEIYIGGQALDHVGGSPILYQHLFWFLGHPEVYIIILPAMGIVSEVLSVHSRKPIFGYKAMVYSILAIAFLSFIVWAHHMFMSGVNPFISNFFVIFTLIIAVPSAVKVFNWITTLYGGNIRFNAASLFAIGFVSMFISGGLTGIFLGNSAIDIQLHDTYFVVAHFHIVMGIAAFFGMFAGVYHWFPKMFGRFMNDTLGKIHFWGTLIGAYAIFWPMHYLGMAGVPRRYYSFDIFDTFRHFSQMNKFITIAAIIVFALQMLMVINFFYSIWRGKKMTTQNPYGSSTLEWTTPIHTGHGNWPGKIPAVQRWPYDYGKDGHEFISQITPLSEKEIAEGAH, translated from the coding sequence ATGGCTACTAATGTTGCAATTACCGCACCTCAGTCACAAGAAGACCTTCTCATAGAGGAGTTTGGTTATGATGATCATTTTCATGACCACCATCATGGTGACAAGTATCAATCGAATTTTGTAACAACCTATATATTTAGCCAAGATCATAAAGTAATTGCCAAGCAGTTTTTGATTACAGGAATGTTTTGGGCGATTATTGGCGGTCTGATGTCCTTGGTTTTCCGATTGCAGTTGGGATTCCCTGAGGAGAGTATGGCCTGGCTAAAGCCTATTTTGGGCAAATGGATTGTCGTTAATGATGCAGGTATTGGAACCTTGGCGCCTGAATTTTACTACGCCTTGGTAACGATGCACGGTACGATAATCGTATTTTTTGTATTAACGGCCGGATTGAGTGGTACGTTCAGTAATTTGCTTATTCCATTGCAAGTGGGTGCAAGAGATATGGCCTCGCCATTGTTGAACATGTTCTCCTACTGGTTCTTCTTTTTGGCAGGTGTGGTCATGTTTGCCTCTCTATTTTTGAATACAGGTCCTTTCTCTGGAGGGTGGACGGCTTACCCGCCACTGAGTGCGCTGCCGCAGGCCTCTTCTGGCTCCGGGGCAGGTATGACCTTGTGGACCGTGAGTTTGGTGCTATTCGTAGTATCTGTGCTTTTAGGTGGAATTAACTACGTGACCACTGTTTTGAACCTTAGAACTAAAGGAATGACCATGTGGCGTTTGCCATTGACCATTTGGGCGTTCTTCATTACAGCCATTATCGGTATTCTTTCTTTCCCTGTATTGGCTTCAGGCTTCTTTTTGATGATGTGTGATCGCGGATTGGGAACCAGCTTTTTCTTGAGTGAAATTTATATTGGTGGTCAGGCCTTGGATCACGTTGGTGGTAGCCCTATTCTGTATCAGCATTTGTTCTGGTTCCTGGGACACCCAGAGGTGTATATCATTATTTTGCCAGCGATGGGGATAGTATCAGAAGTATTGTCTGTCCATTCCCGTAAACCCATTTTTGGGTATAAAGCGATGGTCTATTCTATTTTGGCTATCGCCTTCTTGTCCTTTATTGTTTGGGCTCACCATATGTTTATGTCTGGTGTAAACCCATTCATCTCTAACTTTTTCGTGATCTTTACACTGATTATCGCTGTACCTTCTGCGGTGAAGGTGTTCAACTGGATTACTACCTTATATGGTGGTAACATCCGATTTAACGCAGCCAGTTTATTTGCCATTGGTTTTGTATCTATGTTCATTTCTGGTGGTTTGACAGGTATTTTCCTAGGTAACTCAGCGATTGATATTCAGTTACATGATACTTACTTTGTTGTAGCCCACTTCCATATCGTGATGGGTATTGCGGCCTTCTTCGGCATGTTTGCCGGTGTTTATCACTGGTTTCCTAAGATGTTTGGTCGTTTTATGAATGACACGCTGGGTAAAATTCACTTTTGGGGTACATTGATTGGCGCTTATGCTATTTTCTGGCCTATGCATTATTTGGGTATGGCTGGTGTCCCTCGACGTTACTACAGCTTCGATATTTTTGATACTTTCCGCCATTTTTCACAGATGAACAAATTCATCACTATTGCTGCGATTATCGTTTTTGCTTTGCAAATGTTGATGGTGATCAATTTCTTCTACAGTATTTGGAGAGGTAAGAAAATGACAACGCAGAATCCTTATGGATCTAGTACCTTGGAATGGACAACGCCTATCCACACGGGGCACGGCAACTGGCCTGGTAAAATTCCAGCAGTACAGCGCTGGCCATATGATTACGGTAAAGATGGGCATGAATTTATTTCTCAAATTACCCCTCTTTCCGAGAAAGAAATAGCCGAAGGGGCACATTAA
- a CDS encoding OmpA family protein — MTALLAIICVVLIAVIAVQVGKVTELAGKIRGEEEMQQQTNRMNGSLSMIFMVVFLIATVISAFYYKNWMLGYGPHEAASIHGKSIDYLFNVTLFFTGIVFIITHILLFYFAWKYQGRKGQKALFMPHDNKLEVIWTIIPAVVMTFLVVGGLDVWNETMGDVEPGEDVIELEATGYQFAWALRYPGPDGKLGTRDYTKINGTNILGQVWTDEKNMDDQMVDEIVLPKGKKVRVRIIARDVLHNFYLPHFRVKMDAVPGMPTYFIFTPEKTTEEYREGLSKYPEYQTPDPNDPEKMLWETFNFELACAELCGKGHFSMRRLVRIVEQDEYDAWLSAQKSFYLSSIRGTDEDPYKDELLGFEIKARKDAFNAVVQKALAATSDSLKVIRLENVNFETGSSTLTPLSRYELDNLVEVMKQYANMTIEVAGHTDNTGEKESNQVLSEERAKVVYDYIVARDIAESRLNFAGYGQDRPLDSNDTDAGRANNRRTEFKILTQ, encoded by the coding sequence ATGACCGCATTACTTGCTATAATTTGTGTTGTATTGATTGCCGTTATCGCCGTTCAGGTGGGCAAAGTGACGGAGCTTGCCGGTAAAATCCGTGGCGAGGAGGAGATGCAACAGCAAACCAACCGCATGAACGGAAGCCTGAGCATGATATTCATGGTGGTTTTCTTGATTGCAACCGTCATTTCAGCTTTTTATTATAAAAACTGGATGTTGGGTTATGGCCCTCATGAGGCGGCCTCTATCCACGGTAAAAGTATTGACTATCTATTTAATGTAACCCTTTTCTTTACTGGAATTGTATTCATTATTACCCATATTTTGCTCTTTTATTTTGCCTGGAAATACCAAGGTAGAAAAGGACAAAAGGCATTATTCATGCCTCATGACAATAAGTTAGAGGTCATTTGGACTATTATTCCTGCGGTGGTAATGACTTTTTTGGTAGTGGGTGGATTAGATGTTTGGAACGAGACGATGGGAGACGTTGAACCAGGAGAAGACGTTATCGAGCTGGAGGCTACTGGCTATCAATTTGCTTGGGCATTGCGTTATCCAGGCCCAGATGGCAAATTGGGAACGAGAGATTATACCAAAATTAATGGTACCAATATCTTGGGCCAGGTCTGGACCGATGAGAAAAACATGGATGACCAGATGGTAGATGAGATCGTGCTACCAAAAGGTAAGAAAGTTCGGGTTAGGATCATTGCAAGAGATGTGCTTCACAATTTTTATCTTCCCCATTTTCGGGTGAAAATGGACGCTGTGCCAGGCATGCCAACTTATTTTATATTTACACCTGAAAAGACAACGGAAGAATACCGCGAAGGCTTAAGTAAATACCCTGAATACCAGACTCCGGATCCTAATGATCCCGAAAAAATGCTCTGGGAAACCTTTAACTTTGAATTGGCTTGTGCCGAATTGTGTGGAAAAGGGCACTTTAGTATGCGTCGATTGGTGAGAATTGTGGAGCAGGATGAATACGATGCATGGTTAAGTGCACAAAAATCCTTTTACCTCAGCAGCATCCGTGGTACCGATGAGGACCCTTATAAAGATGAGCTTTTGGGTTTTGAAATTAAGGCACGTAAGGATGCTTTTAATGCAGTGGTACAAAAAGCATTAGCTGCTACCAGCGATAGTCTGAAGGTGATTCGACTGGAAAATGTAAATTTTGAGACGGGATCGTCAACACTTACCCCACTATCACGTTATGAATTAGATAATTTAGTGGAAGTGATGAAGCAATATGCTAATATGACCATTGAGGTAGCTGGCCATACCGATAACACCGGAGAAAAGGAGAGCAACCAGGTCCTGTCAGAGGAGCGTGCTAAGGTTGTGTATGACTATATTGTTGCCCGCGATATTGCTGAAAGCCGACTGAACTTTGCTGGTTATGGCCAGGACCGGCCACTTGACAGCAATGATACAGATGCTGGTCGGGCGAACAATCGCCGTACAGAATTCAAGATTCTGACACAGTAA
- a CDS encoding cytochrome c — protein MKSFKVFLIAIVAIIILQACSPAEGEYAGSEYMPDMGHSLAYEANTYNYYYYNTWDNASTTDLWKLSQPRLPVKGSIPRGYAGVAMAPNATAQSAMVDHLRGGTSTNEIAVPLNGNTPYYYGDTEDERLRATAEIQDNPFPITAAGLERGKELYNIYCGICHGAKGDGNGYLVSEENSNAVYPAQPAVFTTDQFLTASNGRFYHAIIYGKNVMGGYADKLSFEERWQVIHWIRSLQAKDQKLAYDENVNTFNATFGMPASQLSQMANTVSDVEAEVPHAAGDAGHDGGH, from the coding sequence ATGAAATCATTTAAAGTATTCCTTATTGCTATCGTTGCGATTATCATCCTTCAGGCCTGTTCGCCAGCAGAGGGAGAGTATGCGGGTAGTGAATATATGCCAGACATGGGCCATTCATTAGCTTATGAGGCAAATACTTATAACTATTACTATTACAATACCTGGGATAATGCCAGTACAACGGACCTCTGGAAGCTGTCGCAGCCAAGGCTACCTGTTAAGGGCAGTATTCCGCGTGGTTATGCAGGAGTAGCTATGGCGCCTAATGCTACCGCTCAATCAGCCATGGTAGATCACCTTAGGGGAGGCACTTCGACCAATGAGATTGCCGTTCCGCTAAATGGTAATACACCTTATTATTATGGAGATACAGAGGACGAGCGTTTACGTGCCACAGCAGAAATCCAGGACAACCCATTTCCTATCACAGCTGCTGGTTTGGAAAGAGGAAAAGAACTGTATAACATCTATTGTGGTATTTGCCATGGTGCAAAAGGAGATGGTAATGGCTACCTGGTCAGTGAGGAGAATAGCAATGCCGTTTATCCTGCACAGCCAGCTGTTTTCACAACGGATCAATTTTTAACGGCTTCTAATGGTCGTTTTTACCACGCCATCATATATGGAAAAAATGTAATGGGTGGTTATGCTGATAAGCTTTCTTTTGAAGAAAGATGGCAGGTAATACACTGGATTCGTTCGTTGCAGGCGAAAGATCAGAAGCTTGCATATGACGAGAATGTCAATACTTTCAATGCTACTTTTGGTATGCCAGCTAGCCAACTTAGCCAAATGGCAAATACTGTTAGTGATGTGGAAGCGGAGGTACCTCATGCAGCTGGCGATGCTGGCCATGACGGCGGACATTAG
- a CDS encoding DUF3341 domain-containing protein: MKKENTAILYGLYDDEVDLLKAVKKAKDDHLEIMDVFTPFPIHGLDPLLGLSESRLHIAGFIYGAIGTLTAFLFMTWVFTRDWPIIFGGKPYFSAPAFIPITFELTVLFASVGMVVTFYVICGLGPGVVNTTLDDRITDDKFCIAFDTSSAEESAVDKLKSFFSTTGASEVNTKTI, translated from the coding sequence ATGAAAAAGGAAAATACAGCGATTTTATACGGCTTGTACGATGATGAGGTGGATCTGTTGAAGGCTGTGAAAAAAGCCAAAGACGACCATTTAGAAATCATGGACGTATTCACGCCATTTCCCATCCACGGTTTGGACCCTCTTTTGGGGTTGTCCGAAAGCCGTTTGCATATTGCTGGGTTTATTTATGGCGCAATAGGTACCTTGACTGCTTTTCTTTTTATGACCTGGGTTTTTACAAGGGACTGGCCCATTATTTTTGGTGGTAAACCTTATTTCTCTGCGCCAGCATTTATTCCAATCACTTTTGAGTTGACGGTACTATTTGCCTCTGTAGGTATGGTGGTAACTTTTTATGTTATTTGTGGATTGGGGCCTGGCGTTGTGAATACAACCCTCGATGACCGTATAACTGATGATAAATTTTGTATCGCTTTTGATACAAGTAGTGCAGAAGAAAGTGCTGTTGATAAACTAAAGTCATTCTTTAGTACAACTGGTGCATCTGAAGTAAATACGAAAACCATCTAG
- the nrfD gene encoding NrfD/PsrC family molybdoenzyme membrane anchor subunit — MSAPVSSIREPLITGGKTYHQITEDICSPTEKTPSVAWVIAFIIAVSALAFYVFCVTWTIWVGIGSWDLNRTIGWGWDITNFVWWVGIGHAGTLISAILLLFRQKWRTGVNRAAEAMTIFAVMCAGQFPLIHMGRLWLGFFIFPYPNTRGPLWVNFNSPLLWDVFAISTYFTVSLLFWYTGLVPDFATVRDRAKGVRRKVYNFLSFGWTGSAKHWQRWESLSLVLAGLATPLVLSVHTIVSFDFATSVIPGWHTTIFPPYFVAGAIFSGFAMVQTLMLMTRKILKLEDYITLAHIESMNKVILATGTIVGVAYLTELFIAWYSGYIYEQYAFANRVLGPYWWSYVGMMSCNVLSPQLFWWRKVRRSIYWTFVMSIFVNIGMWFERFVIIATTLARDYLPSSWSYYTPTWVEVGLFIGTLGLFFTCYLIFARVAPTVAATEIKSILKVAGDQYVGPNAEKQHSHAEAH, encoded by the coding sequence ATGAGTGCTCCCGTTTCTTCGATAAGAGAACCATTAATTACCGGTGGAAAGACCTACCACCAGATCACCGAGGACATTTGTTCTCCGACTGAGAAGACGCCAAGTGTCGCTTGGGTGATCGCTTTTATCATTGCCGTTTCAGCGCTGGCCTTCTACGTTTTCTGCGTAACTTGGACCATCTGGGTCGGTATAGGCTCCTGGGATTTGAACCGGACCATTGGCTGGGGTTGGGATATTACCAATTTCGTCTGGTGGGTAGGTATTGGTCACGCAGGTACCCTGATTTCCGCTATCCTTTTGCTCTTTCGGCAGAAATGGCGTACTGGGGTAAACCGTGCAGCGGAGGCGATGACGATTTTCGCTGTAATGTGTGCGGGGCAGTTTCCGCTGATTCACATGGGACGCCTTTGGTTGGGCTTCTTTATTTTCCCATATCCCAATACGAGAGGACCTTTATGGGTAAACTTTAACTCTCCGCTGCTTTGGGACGTATTTGCGATCTCTACTTATTTCACCGTATCCTTGTTGTTCTGGTACACTGGTTTGGTGCCCGACTTTGCTACGGTTAGGGATCGTGCCAAAGGTGTGCGCCGCAAGGTTTATAATTTCCTTTCTTTCGGGTGGACAGGATCTGCTAAACACTGGCAACGATGGGAGAGTTTGTCATTGGTACTTGCAGGATTGGCTACCCCACTGGTACTTTCTGTTCACACGATTGTATCTTTTGACTTCGCCACCTCAGTGATTCCTGGTTGGCATACGACCATTTTCCCACCTTACTTCGTGGCAGGAGCGATCTTCTCTGGTTTTGCGATGGTGCAAACCCTGATGTTGATGACGAGGAAGATCTTGAAGCTGGAAGACTATATTACACTTGCCCATATCGAAAGTATGAATAAGGTCATTCTGGCAACAGGTACGATTGTGGGTGTAGCTTATTTGACGGAGTTATTCATTGCCTGGTACTCAGGTTATATATATGAGCAATATGCTTTTGCCAACAGGGTACTTGGACCTTACTGGTGGTCTTATGTAGGTATGATGTCATGTAATGTACTTTCTCCACAGCTTTTCTGGTGGCGGAAGGTTAGAAGAAGTATCTATTGGACCTTTGTTATGTCTATCTTTGTGAATATTGGTATGTGGTTTGAGCGATTTGTGATTATTGCCACGACCCTTGCTCGGGATTACTTACCATCTAGTTGGAGTTATTATACACCAACCTGGGTAGAAGTAGGTTTGTTTATTGGTACACTGGGGCTGTTTTTCACTTGTTACCTTATTTTTGCGCGGGTTGCACCTACGGTTGCGGCTACGGAAATTAAGAGTATCCTGAAAGTGGCTGGTGACCAGTATGTTGGTCCCAATGCAGAGAAACAACATAGCCACGCTGAGGCACACTAA